tatcaatcacctcataataatctaaatcgtatggaagcgaaactatatattgtggaatcacaaacgatgagacgaaggtgtttgtgattactttttatcttgtatatcagatattaaatctcgagcaaatcttagagaaaatagtactcaaacgatataaTCGGGCAagttcagaacacgcaactacagataaaatagttgggtctggcttcacaatcccaatgaaatctttaagtcgttaacctacatggtttcgtgaaaaacttaaggttaaaggagaattaactctagctatgcaactagtaacacgcataattgtagggattaggtttcccagttgttagagttctcctttatttagttttcaaatcagggtttgcaatctaagttaccttggtaataaagcattcaataatcaccgttatatgaaaacctgattcaatccaagctaatatctttcaactgtcagatcgaacttagcttgttacacacaaatgaaatgtaccttcatttaggtttagtaaccgtacctaaacgtgtacaccatgttggctaaacaatagttaaccgaagttagccatatgaacactctcatatcaaccttaatcatcttaaccataaatagttcaaatgactcaaatgaaactagttaaagagttttccaattgctatattctcatagaagtatacaaaaacacaactgaagcaaaatctgtttgactcactcgaatcaattcatgaacattatagccacggttggcaaagattgcattccttattatataaatgtttaagttcatgtacacaaccgattttagaactttaaccttcaagtatgcaaatgggtacgcatacttagaaataatcggaccaagattgggtttcgccagtacgcaaacgggtgcccatacttccaatcccagcaaaAATATTCGTACATGAACCTCACgtcagtacgcgaacgggtacgcatacttaggttcacggatttctaagccaacaggtacgcgtacgggaacGCATACTATGATTCCTGgccatggattacatatgtgcaagagtacacaacatgacatatccaataatggttaagtgttctaaactcttatttcaatcattgagactttcttagaggatgacaatagttgttttcacacactattaacatcaaagaaattttcaagttattgaaataatcataacgaaacattccaagcctacaccaaataattgtatcacacaaaccatgtaagatgttactcagcaattttcacatgatcatcttttgactttcgtcaagaatataagatgaacttggtcgaagcgaaagcttgccaacacatatttcgagaaatatgtaagctagttaaactcaactcgaaatctcaaatgtgtataatagaaaactatattgtaacacgacttatgtctcaatataggagataaagtagaaatagactttccaagtgattgatgtgtttcagtctccatataccttttgttgatgaagttctagaagctctccttagtagttcttcatcttcaaatgatgaacgttgtgaagtctaatgctcaactacacaatctatgtcctactccgagacatctataagtagactataaatcaagacttatagtttggatcactaatattgataaacatgcttgagatagcaacacatgcgagttcgactgagcagtgctctagcaACTTTTCTCCTAAgagaacttttctctgaaaacctataaattgagttcggctacctgttcttcagatatcgtagccgaacttttttaaccaaaccgaaatcaatttgtaatttttttcatttttaggattgttttggccaattcaagcaccattaactaaatttgaagtatccgtgagtacccaaaacatcgtactcttgttgtggctcttaaagaaaaagatcaaactttctttttccaaaacgctcatcttcatcttcttcttctccctctcaataattcttcttttggAAAAAAATCGACTTAtaaatttaatctcactaatcattacactaacttaatAGAAAGGATAAATTTGGTACTAAAATAAACATATGGATAAGGGGTGTTTCACTTTACTTCTAAAGATGTTCTactaaaaagaattattatgCTTCCCCTCCAAAAAGGAGTGGTGCCCAAACAACGACCCTGCAAACTCCAAAAAGGGCGGGGCCACCCTCTTGTGAGAGGGTGGTTTTTAAGTTGTTCGAGTGGGAGTGACTATATCAGACTGCAACTCGTCTACTCCGTCACACATCGGAACAAAATCAAAACGAAACCGTTTTTTTCTAAAATAACAGAAATTTCAGACTACAAAAATAGAACATTCCGCCTTTTATCAACGTTTTCTCTTCGCTTCAAATTGGGGATTTGGTTTTTCTCCAAAtacaaaccctagaaattaaATTGCTGGAATTGGAAGAATCACTGTAGTTGAAGAAATCCTACACAGTATCAGGTAAATCCTTAAACCTTACTTCATCCGTAGAAATTTGGTGTTCTAATGGTGTCTGAACTTAGAAATTGGGGTTTTGCTGTAAATTTATtcggggttttttttttttttttttttttattttgaaatggaATTAGGGTACAAAAATTGGGGGTTTTCTACAAATTGAGACACTTCTGTTTAGGTTTTGATTGGATGTCAAATGTATTAGTATATATTTTTGGTTTGCAGCtgcttaaaattgaaatatgaggTCGAAGAGACTGGAACTTCAAGAAGCTCagcagaagcagaagaagaagctGGCAACAACAAAATCATCTTCTGCAAGCGTCACTGGAAGTTCGGCAAACAAAATTGTGAGCATTGCGGCGGATGCAAGAGTCAAAGCAGTTGCTCTCAAGAAGAAGAGGTTGTCAACAACTAAACCATGTTCTGCATTTGTAAATGGCATTAGGGAAAACGAGATTGCGACTGATCCAGTGGACGAAAGACTCATTGATGACATGCCTGATGCTGGGGGTGATATTAGAGATGAAGATACTGACACAGTTGATTCTTGGAGCGATATTAGAGATGAAGATGCTGACATGGTTGATACTGGGAGGGATGCACGAGAGGAAGATGCTGACATACTTGATGCGGATGGAAGTGGGGGCGTGCAATTTGCAGAAGGCCAATCGTTACCCACCAACTCTGGTGAAAATGCTGACATGCTTGGCGCGAATGAAAGGGTTAACATGCAATTTGTGGAAGACCAATCGTTGCCCACCAACTCTGACAAAGTTGCAGGTTTGTCAAGGAAAAGGAAACATGATATGGTCCAAAGACAAGTAACTGACCCCCATAGCGAGTCTAATAATGCAAACTGCACTGGTAATGGCCAAGGAAGCACTTGTATGCCATCAGGTGAGTACTTACATAGTGTAACTTGATAACTAGTTGTTTATTTGTATGTTGAAGTTCATGTTTTGTACACTTCATTTAATAGGTACGCGTAAATTGATTATATTCGACAAATATGGGCGGCCTTGTGATGTTGGGTCAGAAGTATTTGCAACGGATATTGGTAGGATAGTACGAGCGCACTGTCCTCCTGCGATTGAGTCTTGGACAAAAGTTCCAAACAGCATGAAAGACAATATATGGAGGGATATTGTTGTGAGTGAATCTCAATTTGCTTGTGTTGTCTTAAAATCTTTATAATCTGTACATGATATGGAGATTGTCTTTGCAGATTAAGTATGTCGTACCTGAAATTTATAAGCCTAATGTTTTGTTAAGGGCTAACAAAGCTTATAAAACTTGGAAGCGTCAGCTGCGAGTAGAGTTGGATAAACATGAGACCACTGCTGAGAGGAAAATAAATATGCCAAAACGTTTGATCAAAAAGAGAGAAGATTGGGAGAGTTTTGTTGATTTCTGCAATACTGATGAGGATAGGAAACGTCGTGCAATTGGTAAAAAGGCTAGAGAAGGTCTTGAATTTTTACATTCATGCGGCAGGAAAGGAATTCATCGCAAAATTTATGACTTGGTAAAAAATTTATATCATTTACTTAcagatttttttttaactcttgCGTTGCTTTTCTAAAATGCATTTTTTGTCATCTAATGTAGGAAAAAGAGAGTCCAACTGGTGAAGTTAGCAGAGCTGCGATATTTCTTGACACACATATTCCCAAGAATATAAATGATCCTGAATCGCCCTCTATCTCAGATATTAAAATGGTAAGATTAGTCATCTCCTTTGTCTAGAATATTAATTCTTAGTTTATGTAGGTAAGTACCTGAATTACTTTCCCTTGCAGAGATTGATTAAGGAGCTTGTAGAAGCTAATCCAGACGGTCAAAAAGATATTGGCAACGATGCTGTCACATTGGTTAGTTAAACAAGAAACTCTAGTGTATCTTTTGTAAACTTCAATTTTCTCTACTGGTGAAATATCATAAAcgactctttctttctttcttaggtATGTGGACGTGATACAAGAGGTGTTGTATTAGGCATGGGAGGAGGTGTTTCGATTACTAAGGTGCGTGCTTCGGCAGCAAGTGTTGAATATCTTCgcaaagtacaacaagaaaacaagactCTGCAGTCTGATATCCATTTACTCCGAACACAATATGGATCACCCACACCAAATCATACTTCTACGCTCCGAACAGACGATGCATTACCTACACAAAATTATACTTCTACACCATATACTCTATCTGCGTCTGATGTCCATTCACTCCGAACACACTTTGGATTACCCACACCAAATCATACTTCTACACCATCAATTCAATCTGCACCACCCACACAAAATCACACCTCTAGACCATCAAATCAATCTGCGTCAAACATACAAAATTGTACTACTATACCATCAAATCTATCTGCGTCTCAGGTAAAAGTTTATATGATTCTTAAAAATTGAATTTGCTTTCATAGTTTGATACTGCAATAGAAAGTAGAAACGACTCTCTTTGTTATCCTAAGTTGAAATGTAAATCACTCTACAGTCTACACCATTTAGTAGTTTATTCTAATATCTGAACTGTTTCAAACTTCTACACCTTCATAGTAGCATATATAGAGAGATTTAAATATTGATTACTGAGTGACCTTAGTATGTGGTATTGAATAGTTAATAATTAATCTGGAGTTTAGAAGCAATCATCCTTGTTCATTTTGTAAATTCAAGATTGCTGTGGTGATTGTTTGCTCCAGTTATTGCTTAACTTCGTATACCTGTAATAGGAAAAGTTGAACCTCTGTCGAAACCATGAAATAAGAAGTGCAAAGCAATGATTTGTTTCAGTTTCACTCATCTCTCTGCATATACATATGTTAGCATATGCTTTTCCGTATTTTGTGTTACTGAATGTGCACTCTTTGTTTGATGGATGTAGGCACCTGGCGTGTCCAACTTGCCTGCTCGTTCACGTTTGGCACCTGATGTGTCCAACTCGCTTGTTCGTTCATGTTTGGCACCTCCTGCGTCCAACTTGCCTGCTAGTTCATGTTTCATAAAAAACTTCAAAGGAAAAACCATTGCTTTAGGTAGTATTAACGCTGCTGATCCACCAATGGAACATGTCTACAGTCTAAGTATTGAAGAAATATTTGATAAAAACGCAGAATTATTTGATGAAGATGGGAAGCTTGGAGATATTACGATCGGTGGCGTGATTAATTGGCCAAAAGCATGTGTTAAGTCCAACTTCCCTGCCAACTCTTGTTTCATTAGAAACTTTAAAAGAAGAATCATCGCTTTCGGTAATTTCAGCACTGCTGATCCGCCAAAAGAACATGTCTACAGTGTAACTGTCAAGGAAATTTATGACAGAGATGCAGAATTATTTGATGCAGATGGGAAGCTTGGAGACATTATGATTGGTGGCGTGATTAATTGGCCAAAAGCATGTGTTAAGCTTTGTTGACAGTAATCCATGtaattattgttttctcatttccTGTACCTAAGTTGTAAGTATAGTCTTTGCAAGTGTTGTTTTCTGGGCTCTAGTTTTCGTAGTTCTTTTTGGATGTACGGGCCATTCCAAAAATATAGCGGTTTCCTTTCTCAACCCGATTTGTTTGTTTAGATGAGTATAAATATGGAAGCTAGCCAGGCCGGTCCTAAGCTAAGTCTGGGTACAACAAAATCAAACTCACCAACCGCAACGACTGTAGGTATTTAGGTGTGCTAAGATAAGATAATGAAATGAACTAGCAATCAAATTTCTAGGCTGATTTGTTTCCTCAGCTTACACAAGTTGGAAAATTTTGGGGTGGCCTTTAGATTTCAAATAGATTCCCTGTAAAACCCAAAAACTGTCGGTAAATCCAAGGAAAGATGGTAAACAGTAGTTATGGCCAAAAAGTGAGACTCTTTTAGATCTAGAATTCAGAAAATCATCAAATCTCTCGAAAAAGAAGGACAAATGTTTGAAGTGCAAAACAATCGAAAATTCttaaaccattttgaaaacttcACGGGTGAGGAACATCCTCTTACTCATCTGCTCAGTTTCtatgcgccaaaatgtagttataGAAAAATCCTACACCCAAGTAATAAATCAAGAAGAACTAGGACATGATAAGAAATCTTGTAAATCAATATATTAAGAACATGGACACAATTTTGACCTAGTTGGGTTGGCTTGTACCTTCCCTAATTGCGCTCAGGCGCCGCTCAGCTTgtttctgatttttctttttctaataaaattttaacctttgtaagtcaaaaaaaaaattaacaaatacaaaatgGACTATGAAAACCATAACTTAAAAAACAAATAACTTTATTTCCCTTAAATTCCTTACACAATGTCTCAAAAAAAGGTCCTTCTCATACAATGGCCTTTGGTTTCTTTTATAGAAGTTATATATAGAGGAGAACAACTAATAAAACCCCTTATTTCGGATCTGGGAGTGCGGTATTATCGTCCTTTCTGGTGGTCATCGGGTTACCATTGCAATGGCTCTCAAATGTTTCgtgttgttgagattattagtcccacattgtatgggcaATTAAGATTCTGCGGTTTATAATtttttagggcctctccactcattgccaattggttttgagttggatgtccgtatTCTAACACGTGTGATTCTTGTGACCTCATCGTGTGCGTTCGAGGTGACGTAGTAGACTTGTTACTTTTGCCTGTGACTACAGGACACAGATGATCTGACCCCCCGGTTTCCTTTCACAACCCAATTTGTTTATTTAGATGAGTATAAATAAGGAAGCTAGCCAGTTGCAGAAGAAGCATGATTGGTTGTTTTTACTGATAAGAGTCTCTCTCTATCTACGATGGCttttttattcgagatctcttaCGAATTTATCttctatatgtatatatatagtcATAGCGAGAAGGGGGTAAAATACAGATTTCAGGCTACACGAAACCCCTCTTTGTTTTCTCGGACCGCAGGAACGGATATTATTGGTTAAACAAACAAGTAGGGCAACAGCTCTGATACTGGTGTTTGAGCTTACAATGGTATACGGATAGACATCAGATACTTTGATAGGTTACGTCTTGAATATGGCAAGCGAAAGAACAACTCTGATACTGGTGTTTCAGCTACCATGAATGAGAACTGGATAGACAGATACTTTCACATTGCAGAACTTAGAGTTGGTTTACGAAAACAACTTAAATATCCAAGATCTGAGATCAAGAAACGGTCAATAGATTTAGAGGCATCACTTAAGATGTTTTTGCAAGAAGCATCATGTGTTGCGGATGACTGGACGGATGTCAACAGACAATACGATGACAGAAGGTGTTTCCCTAGGTTTCTTGGGCTGTTAAAAACATCTGGCCTGGACAAATATGCATTAAATAAGGATAATGACATCAACCAGCCAATTAAGTGGGTGCCTCTTCAGACGTCGCAAGATGATGTAGTTATTGCAGATAAATACTATGGTGGAAGCTTGTCACTAATTAAACTTTTGCAAAGAATTCATGGTTCAGAATCTGGCGATGATGATTTCAGGCGCGAGCAGGCTAAGTTGTTGTAGTC
This DNA window, taken from Papaver somniferum cultivar HN1 chromosome 3, ASM357369v1, whole genome shotgun sequence, encodes the following:
- the LOC113357806 gene encoding uncharacterized protein LOC113357806; the protein is MRSKRLELQEAQQKQKKKLATTKSSSASVTGSSANKIVSIAADARVKAVALKKKRLSTTKPCSAFVNGIRENEIATDPVDERLIDDMPDAGGDIRDEDTDTVDSWSDIRDEDADMVDTGRDAREEDADILDADGSGGVQFAEGQSLPTNSGENADMLGANERVNMQFVEDQSLPTNSDKVAGLSRKRKHDMVQRQVTDPHSESNNANCTGNGQGSTCMPSGTRKLIIFDKYGRPCDVGSEVFATDIGRIVRAHCPPAIESWTKVPNSMKDNIWRDIVIKYVVPEIYKPNVLLRANKAYKTWKRQLRVELDKHETTAERKINMPKRLIKKREDWESFVDFCNTDEDRKRRAIGKKAREGLEFLHSCGRKGIHRKIYDLEKESPTGEVSRAAIFLDTHIPKNINDPESPSISDIKMRLIKELVEANPDGQKDIGNDAVTLVCGRDTRGVVLGMGGGVSITKVRASAASVEYLRKVQQENKTLQSDIHLLRTQYGSPTPNHTSTLRTDDALPTQNYTSTPYTLSASDVHSLRTHFGLPTPNHTSTPSIQSAPPTQNHTSRPSNQSASNIQNCTTIPSNLSASQAPGVSNLPARSRLAPDVSNSLVRSCLAPPASNLPASSCFIKNFKGKTIALGSINAADPPMEHVYSLSIEEIFDKNAELFDEDGKLGDITIGGVINWPKACVKSNFPANSCFIRNFKRRIIAFGNFSTADPPKEHVYSVTVKEIYDRDAELFDADGKLGDIMIGGVINWPKACVKLC